In the genome of Amaranthus tricolor cultivar Red isolate AtriRed21 chromosome 15, ASM2621246v1, whole genome shotgun sequence, one region contains:
- the LOC130801959 gene encoding uncharacterized protein LOC130801959: MATFSCIASKSFSPSLYPSHPHQSNNASFPFTSRSTSVRFPGELRQRGIRGVSVVTRAGPPSTNQFIFAFAFPLSLLAFTVFTAIQIGNRLDQKFLEELAMNEAINEAEGENDDGTEVTIPRKEEPALPRARNRPKREI; the protein is encoded by the exons atggcAACTTTCAGTTGTATAGCTTCTAAATCTTTCTCTCCTTCCCTGTATCCCTCACACCCTCACCAATCAAACAATGCTTCCTTTCCTTTCACTTCCCGATCAACTTCTGTTCGTTTTCCCGGCGAATTGCGGCAGCGGGGAATTAGAGGGGTGAGTGTGGTGACTCGAGCAGGACCACCAAGTACCAACCAATTCATTTTTGCCTTCGCCTTTCCACTTTCTCTCCTTGCCTTTACTGTCTTTACAGCTATTCAAATTGGTAATCGACTTGACCAGAAGTTCCTTGAAGAG CTCGCCATGAATGAAGCTATAAATGAAGCAGAGGGTGAGAATGATGATGGCACCGAAGTAACGATCCCAAGAAAAGAGGAACCTGCACTTCCCCGAGCTCGCAATAGGCCAAAGCGTGAAATTTGA
- the LOC130801958 gene encoding pentatricopeptide repeat-containing protein At4g20740, which yields MNGMSDDLKANPKMKMPLKPPSTSKPCKFYFFYGKRKPSINRPTVYGGLFSNRQSINPNNPKFSISNNQSQSQSQKPTNFSLQNWDPDHPNAQKPTFTKTPSETFFQIAQKLSPIARYICDSFRKHQKWGPQVIANLSKLRRVNPNLVAEVLKVLDDPVICSKFFHWAGKQKGYQHNFLSYNAFAYCLNRLNKFRAADQIPELMHMQGRLPSEKQFEILIRMHADNNRGNRVYYVYEKMKKFEVKPRVFLYNRIMDALVKTGHLDLAMSVYDDFKNDGLLEENVTFMILIKGLCKGGRMDEMLELLGRMRSLSKPDVFAYTAMIRILVGERNLDGCLKVWDEMERDEVVPDAMAYTTLISALCEGNRVNKAYEIFKGMKNKGELIDRAIYGALVKGFVFDGKVGSALDLLKDMIHSGYRADLSIYNSLIEGLCNLKQLDKAYKLFQITIKEGLQPDFTTANLLLLSYAESKKMDDFWMLLAQMKKLGSPIIDGLSEFFSLMVKRDKGLPCALEILEDVKIRSYCSVHIYNILLGALYKSGQNKEALSLFTDMKESNFTPDALSYSHAIMCHVDLEDIKEACHLYNKIKEMDSIPSIAAYCSLVNGLCRIGEIDAAISLVRDCLANVTSGPMEFKYSLGLIHACKSNDADKVVEVINEMSEQGCAPNEIIYCAVISGMCKHGTVEEARKVFSIMKEQKYLSDANMILYDDMLIEHMKKKTADLVLSGLKFFGLESKLKSKGSTLLSS from the coding sequence TGCAAATTCTACTTCTTCTATGGCAAAAGAAAACCTTCTATTAACAGACCCACTGTCTATGGCGGTCTCTTCTCCAATCGCCAATCCATAAACCCTAACAATCCTAAATTTTCCATTTCAAACAACCAATCTCAGTCTCAATCTCAAAAACCCACTAATTTTTCCCTTCAAAATTGGGACCCAGATCATCCAAATGCCCAAAAACCCACCTTTACTAAAACCCCATCCGAAACTTTCTTCCAAATTGCCCAGAAACTCTCCCCAATTGCCCGTTACATTTGTGATTCTTTCAGGAAACACCAGAAATGGGGCCCACAAGTGATCGCTAACCTCTCAAAGCTTCGCCGGGTTAACCCCAATTTGGTTGCTGAGGTGCTGAAAGTCCTGGATGACCCTGTGATTTGCTCCAAGTTCTTCCATTGGGCTGGTAAGCAAAAGGGTTATCAGCACAATTTTCTTTCTTACAATGCATTTGCCTATTGTTTGAATAGATTAAATAAATTTAGAGCTGCTGATCAAATACCCGAGCTAATGCATATGCAGGGTAGATTACCCAGTGAGAAAcaatttgaaattttgattaGAATGCATGCTGATAATAATAGAGGTAATAGGGTTTATTATGTATAtgagaaaatgaagaaatttgagGTTAAACCTAGAGTTTTTTTGTATAATAGGATCATGGATGCTTTAGTTAAGACGGGTCACTTAGATTTGGCAATGTCAGTTTATGATGATTTCAAGAATGATGGGTTATTGGAGGAGAATGTAACTTTTATGATTCTGATCAAGGGTTTGTGCAAGGGTGGACGAATGGATGAAATGTTGGAGCTTTTGGGCCGGATGAGAAGTTTGTCGAAACCAGATGTTTTCGCATACACGGCTATGATCAGAATATTAGTGGGTGAGAGAAATTTGGATGGTTGCTTGAAGGTTTGGGATGAAATGGAGAGGGATGAAGTTGTGCCTGATGCGATGGCTTATACAACTTTGATTTCAGCATTGTGTGAAGGAAACCGTGTCAATAAAGCTTATGAAATTTTTAAGGGTATGAAGAATAAGGGAGAGTTGATTGATAGAGCTATATATGGTGCATTAGTGAAGGGGTTTGTTTTTGATGGAAAAGTTGGGTCAGCACTAGATCTTTTAAAGGATATGATACATTCTGGATATAGGGCTGATTTGTCCATCTATAATTCCTTGATAGAGGGCTTGTGTAATTTGAAGCAGCTTGATAAAGCTTATAAGCTCTTCCAGATAACTATTAAAGAGGGTCTTCAACCAGATTTCACAACTGCCAATCTGCTGTTATTGTCTTATGCAGAATCAAAAAAAATGGATGATTTCTGGATGTTGCTTGCGCAGATGAAGAAATTAGGATCACCGATCATTGATGGGCTTTCTGAGTTCTTCTCTTTGATGGTTAAAAGGGATAAGGGATTACCTTGCGCTTTAGAGATATTAGAAGATGTGAAAATCAGAAGTTACTGTAGTGTTCACATATACAATATTCTTCTGGGAGCTCTGTACAAGAGTGGACAGAATAAGGAAGCGTTGTCCCTCTTCACGGACATGAAAGAATCAAACTTTACACCCGATGCTTTATCTTATAGTCATGCAATTATGTGTCATGTTGATCTTGAGGACATCAAAGAGGCGTGTCatttgtataataaaataaaggagATGGATTCTATTCCTTCCATTGCAGCTTATTGCTCTCTGGTAAATGGTCTATGTAGAATAGGCGAAATAGATGCAGCAATTTCACTAGTCCGGGACTGTTTAGCTAATGTCACTAGCGGGCCTATGGAGTTCAAATACTCTTTAGGCCTCATCCACGCCTGCAAATCGAACGATGCTGATAAGGTCGTTGAAGTAATTAACGAGATGTCAGAACAAGGATGTGCACCTAATGAAATCATATACTGTGCTGTTATTTCTGGCATGTGCAAGCACGGGACAGTGGAGGAAGCTAGGAAGGTTTTCTCAATTATGAAGGAGCAAAAGTATCTATCTGATGCcaatatgattttatatgatgaCATGCTTATTGAACACATGAAGAAGAAAACAGCAGATTTGGTGCTTTCAGGATTGAAGTTCTTTGGACTAGAATCAAAACTGAAATCAAAAGGCTCAACATTGCTATCAAGTTAA